Proteins from a genomic interval of Piscinibacter sp. HJYY11:
- a CDS encoding response regulator: MPSFAPSQKRLRLLHLEDSELDHQLMVAHLRRDGLLADTMRVDSEAAFLQALEADPPWDVVVSDYNLPGFSGLVALDLVKASGKMIPFILVSGEIGEDTAVEAMRNGASDYLLKNNLTRLAPALLHAVETHELLLARQRADRELGESKQRVHELAQHLQVSVEQERAAIAREIHDDVGGSLTALKFDLAWIARHSDSPEVLARVNSALETVSHAIEASQRVMHNLRPAILEQGLIAALQWMASRFEKRTGITCEFRSRHEHLSLPPGVPLVAYRTAQEALTNVSKHAQASQVHIDLSLAGGVLSLEVSDNGRGLNQEDLAKARSFGIRGLHERAGTVGGWVDLSSGPGGTTLILSVPLEPDTDNMDLEITEPGELKDPSGPYDPTVWGAL; this comes from the coding sequence ATGCCTTCGTTCGCCCCGTCACAGAAGCGGCTGCGGCTGCTGCACCTGGAAGACTCCGAACTGGATCACCAGCTCATGGTGGCCCACCTGCGCCGCGATGGCCTGCTGGCCGACACGATGCGGGTGGACTCCGAAGCCGCCTTCCTGCAGGCGCTGGAGGCCGATCCGCCATGGGACGTGGTGGTCTCCGACTACAACCTGCCGGGCTTCTCGGGCCTGGTGGCGCTCGACCTGGTCAAGGCGAGCGGGAAGATGATCCCGTTCATCCTCGTCTCCGGCGAGATCGGCGAAGACACGGCGGTCGAGGCCATGCGCAACGGCGCCTCCGACTACCTGCTCAAGAACAACCTGACCCGCCTCGCGCCGGCACTTTTGCACGCGGTGGAGACCCACGAGCTGCTGCTGGCCCGCCAGCGCGCCGACCGGGAGCTGGGCGAGTCGAAGCAGCGCGTGCACGAGCTCGCGCAGCACCTGCAGGTGAGCGTGGAGCAGGAGCGCGCCGCGATCGCCCGTGAAATCCATGACGACGTGGGGGGCTCCCTCACCGCGCTCAAGTTCGACCTCGCCTGGATCGCCCGCCACAGCGACTCGCCCGAGGTGCTGGCGCGCGTGAACTCGGCGCTCGAGACGGTGAGCCACGCCATCGAGGCCAGCCAGCGGGTGATGCACAACCTGCGCCCCGCCATCCTGGAGCAGGGCCTGATCGCCGCGTTGCAATGGATGGCCAGCCGCTTCGAGAAGCGCACCGGCATCACCTGCGAGTTCCGCAGCCGGCATGAGCACTTGAGCCTGCCGCCGGGCGTGCCGCTGGTGGCCTACCGCACCGCACAGGAGGCATTGACCAACGTGTCGAAGCATGCCCAGGCGAGCCAGGTGCACATCGACCTCTCGCTCGCCGGCGGCGTGCTGTCGCTGGAGGTCAGCGACAACGGCCGCGGCTTGAACCAGGAAGACCTGGCCAAGGCGCGCTCGTTCGGCATCCGCGGGCTGCACGAGCGGGCGGGCACGGTGGGTGGCTGGGTCGACCTCTCCAGCGGGCCGGGTGGCACCACGCTGATCCTGTCGGTGCCATTGGAGCCCGACACCGACAACATGGACCTCGAGATCACCGAGCCCGGCGAGCTGAAAGACCCTTC
- a CDS encoding response regulator, whose product MQSILAVDDSASMRQMVSFTLKSAGYNVVEAVDGQDAFEKSNARDFDLVLTDQNMPRMDGISLTKKLRDNPKFKATPILILTTESSDQMKQAGRAAGATGWLVKPFDPAKLIEVIKKVVK is encoded by the coding sequence ATGCAATCAATCCTCGCCGTCGACGATTCCGCGTCCATGCGCCAGATGGTCTCGTTCACGCTCAAGAGCGCCGGCTACAACGTCGTCGAGGCGGTGGATGGCCAGGACGCTTTCGAGAAGTCCAACGCCCGTGACTTCGACCTCGTGCTGACCGACCAGAACATGCCCCGCATGGATGGCATCAGCCTGACCAAGAAGCTTCGCGACAACCCGAAGTTCAAGGCCACGCCGATCCTGATCCTCACCACCGAGTCGAGCGACCAGATGAAGCAGGCGGGCCGCGCTGCCGGTGCCACCGGCTGGCTGGTCAAGCCCTTCGATCCGGCCAAGCTGATCGAAGTGATCAAGAAGGTCGTGAAGTAA
- a CDS encoding chemotaxis protein CheA, whose product MGEMSQEGANLSAGIDLSQFYQVFFEEAGENLDRMEKLLLDFDVEAADDEEMNAIFRCAHSIKGGAATFGFKDVAELTHQMETLLDKLRRQELAPTAAMVDVLLQSGDALRAQLARHQNGGEGAELDTTELLFNIRAMSSGEAPMVAAPAAAPAPAPAPAPVSEGAAPAAAGKNTARVLELRVGPMDNPDQANNILDLFKEITDLGTIEPLDNGMAADGVRRFKVCTTSSDSDLLDLFTFHVAREQVQILPLGPGFGFHAGAPGAPPEEKAEEGYGFFDDAPGAPTQAASSSNAAATAAGTDSAPAAKAPAKAPTRSDKPAAAVEASTLRVSVEKVDQLINLVGELVITQAMLAQNTQGLDPAVYQQLAAGLADLDRNTRDLQESVMSIRMIPMSVVFSRFPRMLRDLAAKLGKKVDFVTLGEATELDKGLVEKITDPLTHLVRNSCDHGIESPADRLAKGKPETGTITLSASHQGGSIVIEVRDDGRGLSREKLLKKARERGIHAPDSMTDQEVWGLIFAPGFSTAEVVTDVSGRGVGMDVVKKNITALGGSVEIDSAEGYGMRVSVRLPLTLAIMDGMSVGVGEEVYILPLSSVVESFQVQPDMVKTIGGSGRVVSVRDEYMPVLELEHVFSVPRFDFEHVSGIMVVVEAEGGRIALLVDELLGQQQVVVKNLEANYRKVNDVSGATIMGDGRVALILDTGSLVRRSRH is encoded by the coding sequence ATGGGCGAGATGTCTCAAGAAGGCGCAAACCTCAGCGCCGGCATCGACCTGAGCCAGTTCTATCAAGTCTTCTTCGAAGAAGCGGGCGAGAACCTCGACCGCATGGAGAAGCTGCTGCTCGACTTCGACGTCGAAGCCGCCGACGACGAGGAGATGAACGCCATCTTCCGTTGCGCGCACTCGATCAAGGGTGGCGCCGCCACCTTCGGCTTCAAGGACGTCGCCGAGCTGACCCACCAGATGGAGACGCTGCTCGACAAGCTGCGCCGCCAGGAGCTCGCGCCCACCGCCGCGATGGTCGACGTGCTGCTGCAGTCGGGCGACGCACTGCGCGCCCAGCTCGCCCGCCACCAGAACGGCGGCGAAGGCGCCGAACTCGACACCACCGAGCTGCTGTTCAACATCCGCGCGATGTCGTCCGGCGAAGCGCCCATGGTCGCCGCCCCCGCTGCCGCACCAGCCCCTGCGCCCGCGCCGGCCCCGGTGTCCGAAGGCGCCGCACCGGCCGCCGCCGGCAAGAACACCGCCCGCGTGCTCGAGCTGCGCGTCGGCCCGATGGACAACCCTGACCAGGCCAACAACATCCTCGACCTGTTCAAGGAAATCACCGACCTCGGCACCATCGAGCCGCTCGACAACGGCATGGCCGCCGACGGCGTGCGCCGTTTCAAGGTCTGCACCACCAGCAGCGACTCCGACCTGCTGGACCTCTTCACCTTCCATGTGGCGCGCGAGCAGGTGCAGATCCTGCCGCTCGGCCCGGGCTTCGGCTTCCATGCCGGCGCACCGGGGGCCCCGCCCGAAGAGAAGGCCGAAGAGGGTTATGGCTTCTTCGACGACGCGCCCGGCGCGCCGACGCAGGCCGCGTCCTCCTCCAACGCCGCGGCGACCGCGGCGGGCACCGACTCGGCCCCGGCCGCGAAGGCACCCGCCAAGGCGCCGACCAGGTCCGACAAGCCGGCCGCCGCCGTCGAAGCGTCGACGCTGCGCGTGTCGGTGGAAAAGGTCGACCAGCTGATCAACCTGGTCGGCGAACTCGTCATCACCCAGGCCATGCTGGCGCAGAACACGCAGGGCCTCGACCCCGCCGTCTACCAGCAGCTGGCCGCCGGCCTTGCCGACCTCGATCGCAACACCCGCGACCTGCAAGAGTCGGTGATGTCGATCCGCATGATTCCGATGTCGGTGGTGTTCAGCCGCTTCCCGCGCATGCTGCGCGACCTGGCCGCCAAGCTCGGCAAGAAGGTCGACTTCGTGACGCTCGGCGAAGCCACCGAGCTCGACAAGGGCCTGGTGGAAAAGATCACCGACCCGCTGACCCATCTGGTGCGCAACTCCTGCGACCACGGCATCGAGTCGCCCGCCGACCGCCTGGCCAAGGGCAAGCCCGAGACCGGCACCATCACGCTGTCCGCGTCGCATCAGGGTGGCTCGATCGTCATCGAAGTGCGTGACGACGGCCGCGGCCTGTCGCGCGAGAAGCTGCTCAAGAAGGCCCGCGAGCGCGGCATCCACGCGCCCGACAGCATGACCGACCAGGAAGTGTGGGGCCTGATCTTCGCGCCGGGCTTCTCCACCGCCGAAGTGGTGACCGACGTGTCGGGCCGCGGCGTGGGCATGGACGTGGTCAAGAAGAACATCACCGCCCTCGGCGGCTCGGTCGAGATCGACTCGGCCGAAGGCTACGGCATGCGCGTCTCGGTGCGCCTGCCCCTCACGCTGGCCATCATGGACGGCATGTCGGTCGGCGTGGGCGAAGAGGTCTACATCCTCCCGCTCAGCTCGGTCGTCGAGTCGTTCCAGGTGCAGCCCGACATGGTCAAGACCATCGGCGGCAGCGGCCGCGTGGTGAGCGTGCGCGACGAATACATGCCGGTGCTGGAACTCGAGCACGTGTTCAGCGTGCCGCGTTTCGACTTCGAGCACGTGAGCGGAATCATGGTGGTGGTGGAGGCCGAAGGCGGCCGCATCGCCCTGCTGGTGGACGAGTTGCTCGGCCAGCAGCAGGTCGTGGTGAAGAACCTCGAAGCCAACTACCGCAAGGTCAACGACGTGTCGGGCGCCACCATCATGGGTGACGGCCGCGTGGCGCTGATCCTGGACACCGGCAGTCTGGTGCGCCGCAGCCGTCACTGA